In a genomic window of Desulfurella sp.:
- the glnA gene encoding type I glutamate--ammonia ligase, which translates to MSVEKVLKLIKDEEVKVVDLRFVDLLGTWQHFSVPAHVIEPDTFTEGLGFDGSSIRGWQSINESDMLVVPDADSAFLDPFTEVTTLNMVCCILDPITKQPYPKHPRYIAYKAQEYLKSTGIADTAYFGPELEFFILDSIRYDIKQNASYYYLDSQEGIWNSGKDEEPNLGYKIRNKEGYFPVAPTDSLQDLRTEMILNLEKVGIEVETHHHEVATAGQCEIDMKFDTLLNMADKVLKYKYIVKNTAAMYGKTVTFMPKPIFGDNGTGMHSHQSLWKDGKPLFAGNLYAGLSEIAMYYMGGIIKHGKAIAAFTNPTVNSYKRLVPGFEAPINLAYSSRNRSAALRIPMYSSSPKAKRVEVRFPDPSSNPYLAFSAMLMAGIDGILNKIDPGEPLDKNIYDLPPQELANVPKAPGSLEEALQALEDDHEFLLKGDVFSEDLIKTWIDYKKEKELKPYSMSINPIEFFMYFDV; encoded by the coding sequence ATGTCAGTTGAAAAAGTTCTAAAACTTATTAAAGACGAAGAGGTAAAAGTAGTTGACTTAAGATTTGTTGATTTACTTGGTACATGGCAGCACTTCAGCGTACCAGCGCATGTTATAGAGCCAGATACATTTACGGAAGGCCTGGGTTTTGACGGTTCATCAATTAGAGGCTGGCAGTCTATAAATGAAAGTGATATGCTTGTTGTGCCAGATGCAGATAGTGCGTTTTTGGATCCTTTTACAGAAGTAACAACACTCAACATGGTATGCTGTATACTTGATCCCATAACAAAACAACCATACCCAAAACATCCACGCTATATTGCATACAAGGCTCAGGAGTATCTAAAGTCTACCGGCATTGCTGATACTGCCTACTTTGGACCAGAGTTAGAATTTTTCATTCTTGACAGTATAAGGTATGATATCAAACAAAATGCAAGCTACTATTATCTTGATTCACAAGAAGGCATATGGAACTCAGGCAAAGATGAAGAACCAAACCTTGGCTACAAAATTAGAAACAAAGAAGGCTATTTCCCTGTTGCTCCAACAGACAGCCTTCAGGATTTGCGCACAGAAATGATTTTAAACCTTGAAAAAGTCGGTATAGAAGTTGAAACTCACCACCACGAAGTAGCAACAGCAGGTCAGTGTGAAATCGATATGAAGTTTGATACCTTGCTTAATATGGCAGATAAAGTATTAAAATACAAATACATAGTAAAAAACACAGCAGCCATGTATGGCAAAACAGTTACATTCATGCCAAAGCCTATATTTGGAGATAACGGCACAGGCATGCACTCACACCAAAGTTTATGGAAAGACGGAAAGCCTCTATTTGCTGGAAACCTATATGCTGGTCTAAGCGAAATTGCAATGTACTATATGGGTGGTATTATTAAGCATGGAAAAGCTATAGCAGCTTTTACAAATCCTACTGTAAACTCATACAAAAGGCTGGTTCCTGGTTTTGAAGCACCAATTAACCTGGCTTATTCTTCAAGAAACAGAAGCGCAGCGCTAAGAATACCTATGTATTCATCCTCTCCAAAGGCTAAGAGGGTTGAAGTTAGATTTCCAGATCCAAGTTCAAATCCATACCTTGCATTTTCTGCAATGCTTATGGCAGGAATCGATGGCATATTAAACAAAATTGATCCAGGAGAACCGCTTGATAAAAACATATACGATTTACCGCCACAGGAGCTTGCAAATGTGCCAAAAGCACCAGGCAGTTTAGAAGAAGCCCTTCAAGCATTAGAAGATGATCATGAATTTTTACTAAAAGGCGATGTATTCAGTGAAGATTTAATTAAAACATGGATTGACTACAAGAAAGAAAAAGAATTAAAGCCATACAGTATGTCAATTAACCCAATTGAGTTTTTTATGTATTTTGATGTGTAA
- a CDS encoding methyl-accepting chemotaxis protein yields MSIKKLLNFSNGFYLVSAITLLIIIVFLGYNVNNSLKKTDLQQNLVCNLNDILVAGLQKNASLNSILIYPENQRAKKNFEVAQKNMDKALKNAFSIANQEQKIQLLNLQKNLKLDEKFENQMIQAAIEGSAQDYIDELMQQKIISWRNAFLALQKIIGQENQNYNKEKQLMQKYIIATVLVVVVAMILTVIVVVIVWIILYRRIFVPLKNINSLVSTLAKGGGDLTIVLPKNSNDEFGELTDNLNKFISTLKDIVSQIVSKAKEVQSSVNSLATSAAQISASSEQVASNTKEISHATEDTANALSGIARSTEDIRVSSDEAKEITDQMVKQIESNVEAILELSDSISKASLDVNDLGEASKKVGDILKIINDITDQINLLALNAAIEAARAGEHGRGFAVVADEIRKLAEKTQKATDEVALIIKSIQEKTTKVVKVMNQTQLDTQEKANSIAQTKESVSVVSDKISNVSDQVNSLSAATQELSSTVSELEMQVKEISKAQEENAKAVETISANAQNLKNISEGLLSTVGKFKT; encoded by the coding sequence ATGAGTATTAAAAAATTACTTAATTTTTCAAATGGATTTTATCTTGTAAGCGCTATTACTTTGTTAATAATTATTGTTTTTTTGGGATACAATGTAAACAATAGTTTAAAAAAAACAGATTTGCAACAAAACTTGGTTTGTAATCTAAATGATATTTTGGTAGCCGGTTTACAAAAAAATGCTTCACTAAACAGTATTTTGATTTACCCAGAAAATCAAAGAGCAAAAAAAAATTTTGAAGTTGCCCAGAAAAACATGGATAAAGCATTGAAAAATGCTTTTAGTATAGCCAATCAAGAACAAAAAATTCAACTTTTAAATTTACAAAAAAACTTAAAATTAGATGAAAAATTTGAGAACCAAATGATTCAAGCTGCAATTGAAGGCTCTGCTCAAGATTATATAGATGAGCTTATGCAACAAAAAATTATTTCTTGGCGAAATGCTTTTCTGGCTTTGCAAAAGATAATTGGTCAAGAAAATCAAAATTACAATAAAGAAAAACAACTAATGCAAAAGTATATTATCGCTACTGTTTTAGTTGTAGTTGTAGCTATGATACTTACAGTTATAGTGGTAGTTATAGTATGGATAATTTTGTATAGAAGAATTTTTGTTCCTCTAAAAAATATAAACTCTCTTGTCTCCACCCTTGCCAAAGGTGGTGGTGATTTAACTATTGTATTGCCAAAGAACTCAAATGACGAATTTGGAGAGCTAACAGATAATCTCAACAAATTCATATCAACGCTTAAAGATATTGTTAGCCAGATTGTTTCAAAGGCAAAAGAAGTCCAATCTTCTGTAAACTCTCTTGCCACTTCAGCTGCTCAAATATCTGCTTCAAGCGAACAGGTAGCATCAAATACAAAAGAGATATCACACGCAACAGAAGACACAGCAAATGCACTATCTGGTATTGCAAGATCAACAGAAGACATAAGGGTATCTTCCGATGAAGCAAAAGAGATAACAGACCAAATGGTAAAACAAATTGAGTCCAATGTAGAAGCAATACTGGAGCTATCTGATTCTATATCCAAAGCAAGCCTTGATGTAAATGATCTAGGGGAAGCTTCAAAGAAAGTAGGAGACATACTAAAGATAATAAACGACATAACTGACCAGATAAACCTGCTTGCCTTGAATGCTGCCATTGAAGCAGCCCGTGCTGGCGAGCATGGCAGAGGCTTTGCAGTGGTTGCAGATGAGATAAGAAAGCTTGCAGAAAAAACACAGAAAGCTACAGATGAAGTAGCTTTGATAATAAAATCCATACAGGAAAAAACCACAAAAGTAGTCAAAGTAATGAACCAAACTCAGCTTGATACACAGGAAAAAGCAAACTCCATTGCCCAAACCAAAGAAAGTGTTTCAGTTGTATCAGATAAAATCTCCAATGTATCAGACCAGGTAAACTCTCTATCTGCTGCAACACAGGAGCTTTCTTCTACAGTTTCAGAGCTTGAGATGCAGGTAAAAGAAATCAGCAAAGCCCAGGAAGAAAATGCCAAAGCAGTAGAAACAATATCAGCCAATGCCCAAAACCTAAAGAACATATCAGAAGGACTGCTATCTACTGTAGGTAAGTTTAAGACTTAA